In Streptomyces violaceusniger Tu 4113, one DNA window encodes the following:
- a CDS encoding acyl-CoA carboxylase subunit beta: protein MTALASALDPAGADHTAHREAMLAKLAELEGEHAKALAGGGEKYVQRHRKRGKLLVRERIELLLDPDTPFLELSPLAGWGSEYPVGASLVTGIGVISGVECLISANDPTVRGGASNPWTLKKSLRAHEIARANRLPLVSLVESGGADLPSQKEIFIPGGAMFRDLTRLSAAGIPTIAVVFGNSTAGGAYIPGMSDHVIMVKERSKVFLGGPPLVKMATGEESDDESLGGAEMHARTSGLADYFAGDEPDALRQARRVVARLNWRKAHADPGPAEPPKYDAEELLGIVPGDLKVPFDPREVIARIVDGSDFDEFKPLYGRSLATGWAALHGYPVGILANAQGVLFSEESQKAAQFIQLANQRDIPLLFLHNTTGYMVGRDYEQGGIIKHGAMMINAVSNSRVPHLSVLIGASYGAGHYGMCGRAYDPRFLFAWPSAKSAVMGPQQLAGVMSIVARQSAAAKGQPYDEEADAALRAMVEQQIESESLPLFLSGRLYDDGVIDPRDTRTVLGLCLSALHTAPVEGARGGFGVFRM from the coding sequence TTGACCGCGCTCGCGTCCGCGCTCGACCCCGCAGGCGCCGATCACACGGCCCATCGGGAGGCGATGCTCGCCAAGCTCGCCGAGTTGGAGGGCGAGCACGCCAAGGCGCTCGCCGGGGGCGGTGAGAAATACGTCCAGCGCCATCGCAAGCGCGGCAAGCTGCTGGTCCGCGAGCGGATCGAGCTGCTGCTCGACCCCGACACCCCCTTCCTGGAGCTGTCGCCGCTGGCGGGCTGGGGCAGCGAGTATCCGGTGGGGGCCTCGCTCGTCACCGGCATCGGGGTGATCTCCGGTGTGGAGTGCCTGATCAGCGCCAACGACCCGACCGTACGCGGCGGGGCCAGCAACCCCTGGACGCTCAAGAAGTCGCTGCGCGCCCATGAGATCGCCCGCGCCAACCGGCTCCCGCTCGTCAGCCTCGTCGAGTCCGGCGGCGCCGATCTCCCCTCCCAGAAGGAGATCTTCATCCCGGGCGGGGCGATGTTCCGCGATCTCACCCGGCTGTCCGCCGCCGGAATCCCCACGATCGCCGTGGTCTTCGGCAACTCCACCGCCGGAGGCGCGTACATCCCCGGGATGTCCGACCACGTGATCATGGTCAAGGAGCGCTCCAAGGTCTTTCTGGGCGGTCCGCCGCTGGTGAAGATGGCCACCGGCGAGGAGAGCGACGACGAATCGCTGGGCGGCGCCGAGATGCACGCCCGCACCTCCGGCCTCGCCGACTACTTCGCCGGCGACGAGCCCGACGCGTTGCGCCAGGCCCGCCGGGTCGTCGCCCGCCTCAACTGGCGCAAGGCGCACGCCGATCCGGGGCCCGCCGAACCGCCGAAGTACGACGCCGAGGAGCTGCTCGGCATCGTCCCCGGCGATCTCAAGGTCCCCTTCGATCCGCGCGAGGTGATCGCCCGGATCGTGGACGGCTCGGACTTCGACGAGTTCAAGCCGCTGTACGGGCGCAGCCTGGCCACCGGCTGGGCCGCGCTGCACGGCTATCCGGTGGGCATCCTGGCCAACGCCCAGGGAGTGCTGTTCAGCGAGGAGTCCCAGAAGGCCGCGCAGTTCATCCAGCTCGCCAACCAGCGCGACATCCCGCTGCTCTTCCTGCACAACACCACCGGCTACATGGTCGGCCGCGACTACGAGCAGGGCGGGATCATCAAACACGGCGCCATGATGATCAACGCCGTCTCCAACTCCCGGGTCCCGCATCTGTCGGTGCTCATCGGCGCCTCGTACGGCGCCGGTCACTACGGGATGTGCGGCCGGGCGTACGACCCCCGCTTCCTCTTCGCCTGGCCCAGCGCCAAGTCCGCCGTGATGGGCCCGCAGCAACTGGCCGGGGTGATGTCGATCGTCGCCCGGCAGTCCGCCGCCGCCAAGGGGCAGCCGTACGACGAGGAGGCCGACGCCGCGCTGCGCGCCATGGTGGAGCAGCAGATCGAGTCCGAGTCGCTGCCGCTCTTCCTCTCCGGGCGGCTCTACGACGACGGCGTCATCGACCCGCGCGACACCCGCACCGTGCTCGGCCTGTGTCTGTCCGCCCTGCACACCGCGCCGGTCGAGGGCGCGCGCGGTGGCTTCGGCGTCTTCCGGATGTGA
- a CDS encoding acyclic terpene utilization AtuA family protein, which yields MTPPPPPLRIGNASGFYGDRFDAVREMLTGGPLDVLTGDYLAELTMLILGRDRAKDPARGYATTFLRQLEDTLGLAMERGVRLVTNAGGLNPAALADAIRALAERLGIDCRVAHVEGDDLLGARDWGPGVVTANAYLGGAGITACLRGGADVVVTGRVTDAALVTGPAAAHFGWAADDWDALAGAVVAGHILECGTQATGGNYSFFTEHDLRRPGFPLAEIHPDGSSVITKHPHTGGAVTVGTVTAQLLYETAGARYPGPDVTARLDSARLIPDGPDRVRVHGVRGEAPPRTLKTGLTRLGGHRNEVVFVLTGLDIEAKAALVRDQMEGAMSKRRPAEVRWTLSRTDHSDAAVQEEASALLRLVVRDRDAAAVGRAISGAAVELALASYPGFHVTAPPGKGSPYGVFEAVDTPADTVPHTAVLPDGSRLTIPPAPTTPAAEGPADEPSLTPSLRPSLPPPLTPSLPPPLSPGPTRRAPLGAIAGARSGDKGGSANIGVWARSEDAWRWLAHTLTVDRLRELLPETAPLKITRHPLPRLRALNFVVEGLLGEGVAAQARFDPQAKAVGEWLRSRHLDIPEVLL from the coding sequence GTGACGCCGCCGCCCCCACCCCTCCGTATCGGCAACGCCTCCGGCTTCTACGGCGACCGCTTCGACGCGGTGCGCGAGATGCTCACCGGTGGCCCGCTGGACGTGCTGACCGGGGACTATCTCGCCGAGCTGACCATGCTCATCCTGGGCCGGGACCGCGCCAAGGACCCGGCGCGCGGTTATGCCACCACCTTTCTGCGCCAGCTCGAGGACACCCTCGGGCTCGCCATGGAGCGCGGCGTACGGCTCGTCACCAACGCGGGCGGGCTCAACCCGGCCGCGTTGGCCGACGCGATCCGCGCCCTCGCCGAGCGGCTCGGCATCGACTGCCGGGTCGCCCATGTCGAGGGAGACGACCTCCTCGGCGCCCGCGACTGGGGGCCGGGCGTGGTCACCGCCAACGCCTATCTCGGCGGCGCCGGTATCACGGCCTGTCTGCGCGGTGGCGCGGACGTGGTGGTCACCGGTCGGGTGACGGACGCCGCGCTGGTGACGGGCCCGGCCGCGGCGCACTTCGGATGGGCCGCCGACGACTGGGACGCGCTCGCGGGAGCCGTGGTCGCCGGGCACATCCTGGAGTGCGGTACGCAGGCGACCGGCGGCAACTACTCCTTCTTCACCGAACACGACCTCCGCCGCCCCGGCTTCCCCCTCGCCGAGATCCACCCCGACGGCTCCAGCGTGATCACCAAGCATCCGCACACCGGCGGCGCCGTCACGGTCGGGACCGTCACCGCCCAGCTCCTCTACGAGACGGCGGGCGCCCGCTACCCGGGCCCGGATGTCACCGCCCGGCTGGACTCGGCGCGGCTCATCCCGGACGGCCCGGACCGGGTGCGCGTCCACGGCGTACGGGGCGAGGCACCGCCGCGCACCCTCAAGACCGGGCTGACCCGGCTCGGCGGCCACCGCAACGAGGTGGTGTTCGTGCTCACCGGCCTGGACATCGAGGCCAAGGCGGCGCTCGTACGGGACCAGATGGAGGGGGCGATGAGCAAGCGCCGCCCCGCCGAGGTCCGTTGGACCCTCTCCCGTACCGACCACTCCGACGCGGCCGTGCAGGAGGAGGCGAGCGCCCTGCTGCGGCTGGTGGTCCGCGACCGGGACGCGGCGGCGGTGGGCAGGGCGATCAGCGGCGCGGCCGTCGAACTGGCCCTCGCCAGCTACCCCGGCTTCCATGTGACCGCCCCGCCCGGAAAGGGCTCTCCTTACGGCGTCTTCGAGGCCGTGGACACCCCGGCCGACACCGTGCCGCACACCGCCGTACTGCCGGACGGCTCCCGGCTGACCATCCCTCCGGCCCCCACCACGCCCGCCGCCGAGGGCCCGGCGGACGAGCCGTCCCTGACGCCGTCCCTTCGACCGTCCCTTCCGCCGCCCCTGACGCCGTCCCTTCCGCCGCCGCTGTCGCCCGGGCCGACCCGCCGCGCCCCGCTGGGCGCGATCGCCGGGGCCCGCAGCGGTGACAAGGGCGGCAGCGCCAACATCGGCGTCTGGGCGCGAAGCGAGGACGCCTGGCGCTGGCTGGCCCACACCCTCACCGTCGACCGGCTGCGCGAACTGCTCCCGGAGACGGCCCCGTTGAAGATCACCCGCCATCCGCTGCCCCGGCTGCGGGCCCTGAACTTCGTCGTGGAGGGTCTGCTCGGCGAGGGCGTCGCCGCGCAGGCCCGTTTCGACCCCCAGGCCAAGGCCGTCGGCGAATGGCTGCGCTCACGCCATCTGGACATACCGGAGGTACTGCTTTGA
- a CDS encoding TIGR03084 family metal-binding protein: MSETEALLGDLRAEGDELDGLVAGLGGAEWRTATPAPGWSIAHQIAHLAWTDERAVQAVEDPQGFADEVRRAWTAPEAFVDEGAERGAAEPPEALLELWRAGRERLLRTLAAQPPRARLPWYGPPMSVMSMATARLMETWAHGQDVADALGVRRAPTARLRHVARIGVRARGYAYAARELEPPAEEFRVELTGPDGELWPYGPKDAAQRVTGPALDFCLLVTQRAHRDDLAVRAEGADADRWLDIAQAFAGPPGKGRAPGQRDGGTARGSVAGGGAAGNRAGGAP; encoded by the coding sequence GTGTCCGAGACGGAGGCTCTGCTCGGCGATCTGCGGGCGGAGGGGGACGAGTTGGACGGCCTGGTGGCCGGGCTCGGGGGCGCGGAGTGGCGTACGGCGACGCCCGCGCCCGGGTGGAGCATCGCCCACCAGATCGCGCATCTCGCGTGGACCGACGAGCGGGCCGTACAAGCCGTCGAGGATCCGCAGGGGTTCGCCGACGAGGTGCGCCGGGCGTGGACCGCGCCGGAGGCGTTCGTGGACGAGGGCGCGGAGCGCGGGGCGGCCGAGCCGCCCGAGGCGCTGCTGGAGCTCTGGCGCGCGGGGCGGGAGCGGTTGCTCCGGACGCTGGCCGCGCAGCCGCCGCGCGCCCGGCTGCCGTGGTACGGGCCGCCGATGAGCGTGATGTCGATGGCGACCGCCCGGCTGATGGAGACCTGGGCGCATGGCCAGGACGTCGCCGACGCGTTGGGTGTGCGCCGGGCGCCCACCGCCCGGCTGCGCCATGTGGCCCGGATCGGGGTCCGGGCACGGGGTTACGCGTACGCGGCACGGGAGTTGGAGCCGCCGGCCGAGGAGTTCCGGGTGGAGCTCACCGGCCCGGACGGCGAGTTGTGGCCGTACGGGCCCAAGGACGCGGCCCAGCGGGTGACCGGGCCCGCGCTGGATTTCTGTCTGCTGGTGACCCAGCGGGCGCACCGCGACGATCTGGCCGTACGGGCCGAAGGGGCGGACGCGGACCGCTGGCTGGACATCGCGCAGGCGTTCGCGGGCCCGCCCGGCAAGGGCCGCGCCCCGGGGCAGAGAGACGGTGGCACGGCCCGGGGGAGCGTCGCGGGAGGTGGCGCTGCCGGAAACCGCGCCGGAGGCGCCCCGTGA
- a CDS encoding FAD-binding and (Fe-S)-binding domain-containing protein — protein MADHQADELEQALRRAVRGDVSFDTASRALMTMDASNYRRVPDGVVAPRDADDVAAALAVCRERGVPVVARGAGTSIAGQATGLGVVLDFTRHMRGIVSLDPERRTAVVQPGVILDDLRTAAGAHGLTFGPDPSTHSRCTLGGMIGNNSCGSHSVAWGTTADNVHELDVLTYGGERVRAAQGLHDLPARLRDGIRSLAGHHLALLRTGFPELPRRISGYALDELLPEKNADLARALTGSEGTLGVVTEATVRLVEAPSARALAVLGYPDESAAAEAAHTLLPYGPLTVEGMAADLVAGASGLPKGGAWLFVEVGGATREEALSRAQEVARAAAEATTGHTVVADPAGQRALWRVREDASGTATRLRIPGRADDSEAWPGWEDCAVPPPRLGAYLRDFRALMAQHGLRGTPYGHFGDGCIHVRIDFDLLTEPGIRIFRAFSSDLADLVVAHGGSLSGEHGDGLARAELLPRVYGDEMVGLFSRFKDLWDPEGGLNPGVLARPQRLDQNLRFDPLPRRPVDVEFGYPHDKGDFSAAVRRCVGVAKCRNESVSGDGVMCPSYRVTGEEKHSTRGRARLLHEMLAGEVVQDGWRSEEVRDALDLCLSCKGCRSDCPVEVDMATYKAEFLHHHYEGRVRPAAHYSMGWLPVWLRAASHLRAAPAANALAGVPPLAALAKRMGGIAPERDIPELAREPFTRWWRERVRAAARDAESGAGLGRPGRVRGSGPGEPGGVGGSAAAPAGPVDPDSGAGRARTVVLWPDTFTNHLSPSVGRSAVAVLEDAGLRVVVPPKPVCCGLTWVSTGQLDRARAVMRRTLDVMAPALDAGLPVVGLEPSCTAALRTDLPELLGSDPRAARLAESVSTFAQALEEYAPDWRPPKVDRPVVGQTHCHQHAVLGDAAERRLRERAGLTGALSGGCCGLAGNFGFEDGHYDVSVACAEEQLLPSVRAADPGTEVLADGYSCRTQLSQLAGRKSRHLAEVLAERLR, from the coding sequence ATGGCTGATCACCAGGCAGACGAGCTGGAGCAGGCGCTGCGACGGGCCGTCCGCGGGGACGTCTCCTTCGATACGGCGAGCCGGGCCCTGATGACCATGGACGCGTCAAACTACCGACGGGTGCCGGACGGGGTGGTCGCGCCCCGGGACGCGGACGATGTGGCGGCGGCGCTGGCCGTCTGCCGGGAGCGCGGGGTGCCGGTGGTCGCGCGCGGCGCCGGGACCTCGATCGCAGGACAGGCCACCGGGCTCGGCGTCGTCCTCGACTTCACCCGCCATATGCGCGGCATCGTCTCGCTCGACCCGGAGCGGCGGACCGCCGTCGTCCAGCCCGGCGTGATCCTCGACGACCTCCGTACGGCGGCCGGCGCCCATGGGCTGACCTTCGGCCCCGACCCGTCCACCCACAGCCGCTGCACCCTCGGCGGCATGATCGGCAACAACTCCTGCGGCTCCCACTCGGTGGCCTGGGGCACCACCGCCGACAACGTCCACGAGCTGGACGTCCTCACCTACGGCGGCGAGCGGGTGCGCGCCGCCCAGGGCCTCCACGACCTGCCCGCCCGGCTCCGCGACGGCATACGGTCCCTGGCCGGTCACCACCTGGCCCTGCTCCGCACCGGCTTCCCCGAGCTGCCCCGCCGGATCTCCGGCTACGCCCTGGACGAGCTGCTGCCCGAGAAGAACGCCGACCTCGCCCGCGCCCTCACCGGCAGCGAGGGCACCCTCGGCGTGGTCACCGAGGCGACCGTAAGGCTGGTGGAGGCGCCGAGCGCCCGCGCCCTGGCCGTGCTCGGCTACCCCGACGAGAGCGCGGCGGCCGAGGCCGCGCACACCTTGCTGCCGTACGGTCCGCTGACCGTCGAGGGCATGGCCGCCGATCTGGTCGCCGGGGCCTCCGGGCTCCCCAAGGGCGGCGCCTGGCTGTTCGTGGAGGTCGGCGGCGCCACCCGCGAGGAGGCGCTCTCCCGCGCCCAGGAGGTGGCCCGCGCCGCCGCCGAGGCCACCACCGGCCATACCGTCGTCGCCGACCCGGCCGGGCAGCGCGCCCTGTGGCGGGTGCGCGAGGACGCCTCCGGGACCGCCACCCGACTGCGTATTCCGGGTAGGGCCGACGACAGTGAGGCATGGCCCGGCTGGGAGGACTGCGCGGTGCCGCCGCCCCGGCTCGGCGCCTATCTGCGCGACTTCCGCGCCCTGATGGCCCAGCACGGGCTGCGCGGCACGCCGTACGGGCACTTCGGGGACGGCTGCATCCACGTCCGCATCGACTTCGACCTGCTGACCGAGCCCGGGATCCGGATCTTCCGCGCCTTCTCCTCCGACCTCGCCGATCTCGTCGTCGCCCACGGCGGCTCGCTCTCCGGTGAGCACGGCGACGGGCTGGCCCGCGCCGAGCTGCTGCCGCGCGTGTACGGGGACGAGATGGTCGGCCTCTTCTCCCGCTTCAAGGACCTGTGGGACCCGGAAGGCGGCCTCAACCCCGGCGTCCTGGCCCGCCCGCAGCGCCTGGACCAGAACCTGCGCTTCGATCCCCTGCCGAGGCGCCCGGTGGACGTCGAATTCGGCTATCCGCACGACAAGGGGGACTTCTCGGCGGCGGTCCGGCGCTGTGTGGGCGTCGCCAAGTGCCGTAACGAGTCGGTGTCCGGCGACGGGGTGATGTGCCCGTCGTACCGCGTGACCGGCGAGGAGAAGCACTCCACCCGCGGCCGGGCCCGGCTGCTGCACGAGATGCTCGCGGGCGAGGTCGTCCAGGACGGCTGGCGCTCGGAGGAGGTACGGGACGCGCTCGACCTGTGCCTGTCCTGCAAGGGCTGCCGCAGCGACTGCCCGGTCGAGGTCGACATGGCCACGTACAAGGCGGAGTTCCTGCACCACCACTACGAGGGACGGGTGCGGCCCGCCGCGCACTACTCGATGGGCTGGCTGCCCGTATGGCTCCGCGCCGCCTCCCACCTGAGGGCCGCGCCCGCCGCCAACGCCCTGGCGGGCGTGCCCCCGCTGGCGGCCCTGGCCAAGCGCATGGGCGGGATCGCCCCCGAGCGCGACATCCCGGAGCTGGCCCGGGAGCCCTTCACGCGATGGTGGCGGGAGCGGGTGCGCGCCGCGGCGCGCGATGCCGAGTCCGGGGCCGGACTGGGACGGCCCGGGCGGGTGCGAGGCTCCGGCCCGGGGGAGCCCGGCGGGGTCGGCGGGTCCGCGGCGGCACCGGCCGGGCCGGTGGACCCGGACTCCGGGGCCGGGCGCGCCCGCACCGTCGTCCTGTGGCCCGACACCTTCACCAACCACCTCTCCCCGTCCGTCGGCCGCTCGGCGGTCGCCGTACTGGAGGATGCCGGGCTGCGGGTGGTCGTCCCGCCCAAGCCCGTGTGCTGCGGTCTGACCTGGGTCTCCACCGGCCAGCTCGACCGCGCCCGCGCGGTCATGCGGCGCACCCTGGACGTCATGGCCCCGGCTCTGGACGCCGGGCTTCCGGTGGTCGGCCTCGAACCAAGCTGCACCGCCGCCCTCCGCACCGACCTCCCCGAACTCCTCGGCTCAGATCCGCGCGCCGCGCGGCTCGCCGAGTCCGTGTCGACGTTCGCTCAGGCCCTTGAGGAGTACGCCCCCGACTGGCGGCCCCCGAAGGTCGATCGCCCCGTGGTCGGCCAGACCCACTGCCACCAACACGCCGTCCTCGGCGACGCCGCCGAGCGCCGCCTACGTGAACGCGCGGGCCTTACGGGCGCGTTGAGCGGCGGCTGCTGCGGTCTGGCGGGCAACTTCGGCTTCGAGGACGGCCACTACGACGTCTCGGTGGCCTGCGCCGAGGAGCAACTGCTGCCATCGGTCCGGGCCGCGGACCCTGGCACGGAGGTCCTGGCGGACGGCTACTCCTGCCGCACCCAACTGAGCCAACTGGCGGGCCGGAAGAGCCGCCACCTGGCGGAGGTCCTGGCGGAACGCTTGCGGTGA
- the serC gene encoding phosphoserine transaminase, with translation MAEIRIPDDIKPADGRFGSGPSKVRTEALSALAATGSSLLGTSHRQAPVKNLVGAVREGVRELFQLPEGYEVVLGNGGSTAFWDIATHGLIDSKSQHLSFGEFSSKFAKAAKLAPWLEEPTVLSSDPGTHPEPRAESGTDVYAFTHNETSTGVAMPIQRVAGADEGALVLVDATSGAGGLPVDIAETDVYYFAPQKSFAADGGLWIGVFSPAALERAARIHASGRHVPEFFSLPTAIDNSLKNQTYNTPALATLFLLDDQLKWINGQGGLDWAVRRTATSSRTLYGWAEDSKFATPFVADPAKRSQVVGTIDFTEEIDAAAVAKALRANGVVDTEPYRKLGRNQLRVAMFPAVDPADVQALTACVDYVIEHL, from the coding sequence GTGGCTGAGATCCGGATTCCCGATGACATCAAGCCCGCCGATGGACGCTTCGGCTCGGGCCCGTCCAAGGTGCGCACCGAGGCGCTGAGCGCCCTGGCCGCCACCGGAAGCTCCCTGCTCGGCACCTCCCACCGCCAGGCCCCGGTCAAGAACCTGGTCGGCGCGGTGCGCGAAGGGGTGCGCGAGCTCTTCCAACTCCCGGAGGGGTACGAGGTCGTCCTGGGCAACGGCGGCTCGACCGCCTTCTGGGACATCGCGACCCACGGGCTGATCGACTCCAAGTCCCAGCATCTGTCCTTCGGCGAGTTCTCCTCGAAGTTCGCCAAGGCCGCGAAGCTGGCGCCGTGGCTGGAGGAGCCCACGGTGCTCTCCTCCGACCCCGGCACTCACCCGGAGCCGCGCGCCGAGAGCGGCACGGACGTCTACGCCTTCACCCACAACGAGACCTCCACCGGTGTCGCCATGCCCATCCAGCGGGTGGCCGGCGCCGACGAGGGCGCGCTGGTGCTGGTGGACGCGACCTCCGGGGCGGGCGGTCTGCCGGTCGACATCGCCGAGACGGACGTCTACTACTTCGCGCCGCAGAAGTCCTTCGCGGCCGACGGCGGTCTGTGGATCGGCGTGTTCTCGCCCGCCGCGCTGGAGCGCGCCGCCCGGATCCACGCCTCGGGCCGGCATGTCCCGGAGTTCTTCTCGCTGCCGACCGCGATCGACAACTCGCTGAAGAACCAGACGTACAACACCCCGGCGCTGGCGACGCTCTTCCTGCTCGACGACCAGCTCAAGTGGATCAACGGACAGGGCGGGCTGGACTGGGCGGTACGGCGCACCGCGACCTCGTCGCGCACGCTGTACGGCTGGGCCGAGGACTCCAAGTTCGCCACCCCGTTCGTGGCCGACCCGGCCAAGCGGTCGCAGGTCGTCGGCACGATCGACTTCACCGAGGAGATCGACGCCGCCGCGGTCGCCAAGGCGCTGCGGGCCAACGGCGTCGTGGACACCGAGCCGTACCGCAAGCTGGGCCGCAACCAGCTTCGAGTGGCGATGTTCCCGGCCGTCGACCCGGCGGACGTCCAGGCGCTGACGGCGTGCGTGGACTACGTCATCGAGCACCTCTGA
- a CDS encoding membrane protein, giving the protein MRPLPFVLGAAALLTVSAAAPAFADDSSSPSPFTIKDPRITESSGLAVSRLHPGVYWTHNDSSDGPYIYAVDGKTGKTVARVTLRGIGDPRDVEAISIGPDGNLYVGDIGDNLGGQWSHVWIYRFPEPKQLKDTTVTATQFTVKYQGGPRNAEALMVHPKTGRVYIASKSDEDAGLYAGPATLSPSGVNVFRRVSDLDMEVTDGAFAPDGTRLVLRGYFSAAEYRWRDGKPTRLEEEPGLPLQRQGESVTFTPDGGTLMYGTEGAGSKVTPVDLGGELLPDATAKEQKKNGEYSDRVDGKLTEDEKNGNLVKAGVTFAGALVVFLGLRRLFRRNRS; this is encoded by the coding sequence ATGCGTCCGCTTCCGTTCGTACTCGGTGCCGCCGCGCTGCTGACCGTGTCCGCAGCCGCCCCGGCCTTCGCCGACGACTCGTCGTCGCCGTCTCCTTTCACGATCAAGGATCCACGGATCACCGAGTCCAGCGGCCTGGCCGTGAGCCGCCTCCACCCCGGCGTCTACTGGACGCACAACGACAGCTCGGACGGGCCGTATATCTACGCGGTCGACGGCAAGACCGGGAAGACGGTCGCGCGGGTCACCCTCCGGGGCATAGGGGATCCCCGCGATGTCGAAGCGATCTCGATAGGGCCGGACGGCAATCTCTACGTAGGCGACATCGGCGACAACCTGGGCGGTCAGTGGTCCCATGTGTGGATCTACCGCTTCCCCGAGCCGAAGCAGCTCAAGGACACCACCGTCACCGCGACCCAGTTCACCGTCAAGTACCAGGGCGGGCCGCGCAACGCCGAGGCGCTGATGGTCCATCCCAAGACGGGCCGCGTCTATATCGCCAGCAAGAGCGACGAGGACGCCGGGCTGTACGCCGGACCGGCCACGCTGAGCCCCTCGGGGGTGAATGTCTTCCGGCGGGTCTCCGACCTCGACATGGAGGTCACGGACGGGGCCTTCGCCCCGGACGGCACCCGGCTGGTGCTCCGCGGCTACTTCTCGGCCGCCGAGTACCGCTGGCGGGACGGAAAGCCGACGCGGCTGGAGGAGGAGCCGGGGCTGCCCCTGCAGCGGCAGGGCGAGTCGGTCACCTTCACCCCGGACGGCGGCACGCTCATGTACGGCACCGAGGGCGCGGGCTCCAAGGTGACGCCGGTCGACCTCGGCGGGGAGCTGCTGCCGGACGCCACCGCGAAGGAGCAGAAGAAGAACGGGGAGTACTCCGACCGCGTCGACGGCAAGCTCACCGAGGACGAGAAGAACGGCAACCTGGTCAAGGCCGGGGTCACCTTCGCCGGTGCGCTGGTCGTGTTCCTCGGCCTGCGCAGGCTCTTCCGCCGGAACCGATCCTGA
- a CDS encoding aldo/keto reductase: MEYTQLGRTGLKVSRIVLGTMNFGPQTEEADSHSIMDAALDAGINFFDTANVYGWGENKGRTEEIIGSWFAKGGGRREKTVLATKVYANMAADGEPWPNTDKLSAVNIRRAVDASLKRLGTDYIDLYQFHHVDRSTPWDEIWQAIDVLVQQGKIIYAGSSNHAGWHIAQANETAARRGSYGLVSEQCLYNLAERRAEMEVIPAAQGYGVGIIPWSPLHGGLLGGALRKEREGGGSRSTSGRSADALKNSAVRDQIQRYEDLLAKHGIEPGEAALAWLLTRPGVTGPIVGPRTAEQLASAVRAAELKLSEDVLTELDEIFPGPGPSPEAFAW, translated from the coding sequence ATGGAGTACACGCAGCTCGGACGCACAGGTCTCAAGGTCAGCCGGATCGTCCTCGGCACCATGAACTTCGGTCCGCAGACCGAGGAAGCCGACAGCCACTCGATCATGGATGCCGCGCTCGACGCGGGCATCAACTTCTTCGACACCGCCAATGTGTACGGCTGGGGCGAGAACAAGGGCCGCACCGAGGAAATCATCGGGAGCTGGTTCGCCAAGGGCGGCGGGCGGCGCGAGAAGACCGTCCTCGCGACCAAGGTGTACGCAAACATGGCCGCCGATGGTGAGCCCTGGCCCAACACCGACAAGCTCTCGGCCGTCAACATCCGCCGGGCCGTGGACGCCAGCCTCAAGCGGCTCGGCACGGACTACATCGACCTCTACCAGTTCCACCACGTGGACCGCTCCACCCCGTGGGACGAGATCTGGCAGGCGATCGACGTCCTCGTCCAGCAGGGCAAGATCATCTACGCTGGCTCCTCCAACCACGCGGGCTGGCACATCGCCCAGGCCAATGAGACCGCGGCCCGCCGTGGCTCGTACGGGCTGGTCAGCGAGCAGTGCCTGTACAACCTGGCCGAGCGCCGCGCCGAGATGGAGGTCATCCCGGCCGCGCAGGGCTACGGCGTGGGCATCATCCCCTGGTCGCCGCTGCACGGCGGACTGCTCGGCGGCGCCCTCCGCAAGGAGCGCGAGGGCGGCGGATCGCGCAGCACGTCCGGGCGCAGCGCCGACGCGCTGAAGAACTCGGCGGTGCGCGACCAGATCCAGCGGTACGAGGACCTGCTGGCCAAGCACGGCATCGAGCCCGGCGAGGCGGCCCTGGCGTGGCTGCTCACCCGCCCCGGGGTGACCGGCCCGATCGTGGGCCCGCGCACGGCCGAGCAACTGGCGTCGGCGGTGCGCGCCGCGGAACTGAAGCTGAGCGAGGACGTGCTGACGGAGCTGGACGAGATCTTCCCGGGTCCGGGGCCGTCGCCGGAGGCGTTCGCCTGGTAG
- the thpR gene encoding RNA 2',3'-cyclic phosphodiesterase: MRLFAAVLPPDAAVAELAARVAALQALPGADGLRWTEREGWHFTLAFYGEVAEEVLPELHTRLARAAHRHRAHELRLAGGGRFDDRVVWVGVDGDSEALRRLADSAEAGGRRIGVPMDRHRPYHPHLTIARARSSRHRSATSLVPYVDGLTDFAGRGWTVGELCLVRSHPPAPGVPGRQPRYEVMAAWPLGH; this comes from the coding sequence ATGAGACTCTTCGCCGCCGTCCTGCCGCCGGACGCGGCCGTCGCCGAGCTGGCCGCGCGGGTGGCGGCGCTCCAGGCGCTGCCGGGGGCGGACGGGCTGCGCTGGACCGAGCGGGAGGGCTGGCACTTCACGCTCGCCTTCTACGGCGAGGTGGCCGAGGAGGTGCTGCCCGAGCTGCACACCCGGCTGGCCCGTGCCGCCCATCGGCACCGCGCTCATGAGCTGCGGCTGGCGGGCGGGGGCCGGTTCGACGACCGGGTGGTGTGGGTGGGCGTCGACGGCGACAGCGAGGCTCTGCGGCGGCTGGCCGACTCCGCCGAGGCGGGGGGCCGACGGATCGGCGTCCCGATGGACCGGCACCGGCCGTACCATCCGCATCTGACCATCGCCCGTGCCCGTTCCTCCCGCCACCGCTCCGCCACCAGCCTCGTCCCGTACGTGGACGGGCTCACCGACTTCGCGGGCCGGGGGTGGACCGTGGGTGAGCTCTGCCTGGTGCGCAGTCATCCACCGGCCCCGGGCGTCCCCGGGCGGCAGCCGCGCTACGAGGTGATGGCGGCCTGGCCGCTGGGGCACTGA